The nucleotide window TCCTCCCCGACGTGCCGCAGAGCCACCGCCGCCTGCTCGCCTCCCAGGGCTGCATCATCCGCGAGATCGAGCCCGTGTACCCCCCGGAGAGTCAGACCCAGTTCGCTATGGCCTACTACGTCATTAACTACTCCAAGCTCCGCATCTGGGAGGTAATCCATCGTCATCTCTCTCGCGCACTGTCGTTTAGGGGCTATTCTTGTCGCGATTGGCTTTAACGAGGGGCGGCTTGCAGTTTGTGGAGTACCAGAAGATGGTGTACCTGGACGCGGACATACAGGTGTACGAGAACATCGACCACTTGTTCGACCTGCCGGACGGGCACTTCTACGCGGTGATGGACTGCTTCTGCGAGAAGACGTGGAGCCACACGCCGCAGTACAAGATCGGCTATTGCCAGCAGTGCCCCGGCAGGGTGGCGTGGCCAGCCGACGAGCTCGGCCCGCCGCCCTCCCTCTACTTCAACGCCGGCATGTTCGTCCACGAGCCCAGCCTGGCCACCTGCGAGTCCCTCCTCTCTACCCTCAAGGTCACTCCTCCCACCCCCTTCGCCGAGCAAGACTTCCTGAACATGTTCTTTAAGGACATCTACAAGCCGATCCCGTTGATCTACAACCTGGTACTGGCCATGTTGTGGAGGCACCCGGAGAATGTCGAG belongs to Musa acuminata AAA Group cultivar baxijiao chromosome BXJ1-11, Cavendish_Baxijiao_AAA, whole genome shotgun sequence and includes:
- the LOC103971608 gene encoding galactinol synthase 1-like — translated: MAPQMVAGPAAGKGIQAGRTPSRAYVTFLAGDGDYVKGAVGLSKGLRKVGSAYPLVVAVLPDVPQSHRRLLASQGCIIREIEPVYPPESQTQFAMAYYVINYSKLRIWEFVEYQKMVYLDADIQVYENIDHLFDLPDGHFYAVMDCFCEKTWSHTPQYKIGYCQQCPGRVAWPADELGPPPSLYFNAGMFVHEPSLATCESLLSTLKVTPPTPFAEQDFLNMFFKDIYKPIPLIYNLVLAMLWRHPENVELEKVKVVHYCAAGSKPWRYTGKEVNMDREDIKILVKRWWDVYNDTSLDYKGAAATEGVVVPAAAEEERKQPLLAALSEAGAIKYVTAPSAA